A region from the Brassica napus cultivar Da-Ae chromosome C8, Da-Ae, whole genome shotgun sequence genome encodes:
- the LOC111212954 gene encoding uncharacterized protein LOC111212954 encodes MGITILLLDEQDSVIHDFIPANRASQFRSCLKAGSIVRLDGFEVARVPHMYKITEHQFVIRFIPSTRIVDVLADAPVIRSDKFLVRRIDHLQVLTNTNLELPDVVGEIRSVQGSDLQNDAATTRIVVRLLIEPTVTVNVSLWDEAASAFRGLLRDGDKSQSVMLVTSVNPKMFGGNLYLNSTQGTRFFFDTTLPEIAEFVSRVGATSAQVYSCVNTLEGIKKKELVSIRDLNSFISSSNEQTQEADFLCKARIVCVIPENGWSFVSCTICHKKLERLGTSLNCTRCVTSDVTGVVRFRVELAVDDGNDSATFVVFDKEMTKLTKQEASVLALDAVSNGGEEYLPSCLEELAGKEFVFQIRVITPFNFTPNHRTFTVSTITDMKIAP; translated from the exons GACTCGGTGATTCATGATTTCATCCCCGCTAACCGGGCCAGCCAGTTCCGGTCGTGTTTGAAAGCCGGTTCCATTGTGAGATTGGATGGTTTTGAAGTTGCTCGCGTCCCTCACATGTACAAGATCACCGAACATCAGTTCGTGATCCGCTTCATACCTTCAACACGTATTGTTGACGTCTTGGCTGACGCTCCTGTGATCAGGTCCGACAAGTTCCTGGTCCGGCGTATTGATCATCTTCAAGTGCTTACTAACACTAACCTTGAGCTCCCAG ACGTTGTTGGTGAAATACGTTCCGTTCAGGGGTCTGATCTCCAAAATGACGCAGCTACTACCCGAATTGTGGTCCGCTTACTCATTGAACC GACTGTGACCGTAAACGTTTCTTTGTGGGATGAGGCTGCATCAGCCTTTAGGGGCCTCTTGAGAGATGGGGACAAATCCCAGTCTGTGATGCTGGTGACCTCGGTCAATCCTAAAATGTTTGGAG GTAACCTGTATTTAAACTCCACACAAGGAACTAGGTTCTTCTTCGACACCACCCTCCCTGAAATAGCAGAGTTTGTCAGCAG AGTTGGAGCTACATCAGCTCAAGTGTATTCCTGCGTTAACACCCTCGAAGGCATAAAAAAGAAGGAGCTTGTCTCGATTAGGGATCTCAACAGCTTCATCTCCAGTTCCAATGAGCAG ACCCAAGAAGCTGATTTCCTCTGCAAGGCCCGTATTGTTTGTGTCATCCCGGAGAATGGGTGGTCTTTTGTGTCATGCACTATCTGCCACAAAAAATTGGAGAGACTTGGAACTTCGCTGAACTGTACCAGATGTGTTACTTCAGATGTGACTGGTGTGGTCAG GTTCCGTGTTGAGCTTGCTGTTGATGATGGCAATGACAGCgcaacttttgttgtcttcgacAAAGAGATGACAAAGCTGACAAAACAGGAAGCTTCTGTTCTGGCACTTGATGCG GTTTCAAACGGTGGAGAGGAGTATCTGCCCAGCTGTCTTGAAGAGCTTGCGGGGAAGGAATTTGTGTTCCAGATCCGTGTCATCACACCTTTCAACTTCACTCCCAATCACCGTACATTCACAGTCTCCACCATCACTGATATGAAGATAGCACCATAG
- the LOC111212955 gene encoding uncharacterized protein LOC111212955, with protein sequence MGSSFISWASPSSTRFFLQGRFLFPNFHITDHYDSISAVFAIPLPVTSSPASYIYQYPLQSAAPVPTTAVDTAADANAAVAYSTFNSLRLGRSAQSVVGRLIRFWDTQNVNKNGDFMGITILLLDEQDSVINGFIPANLTSQHRSSLKAGSIVRLDGFEVDRIPHMYKITEHQFVIRFISSTRIDEVLADGPVIKSDKFMVRRIDHLQVLANTNLELSDVVGEIQSVKGSDL encoded by the exons ATGGGTTCGTCTTTTATTTCGTGGGCTTCGCCGTCTTCTACGAGATTTTTCTTACAAGGGCGCTTCCTCTTCCCCAATTTTCATATTACTGATCATTATGACTCGATCTCTGCCGTGTTCGCGATTCCTCTACCTGTAACGTCTTCACCCGCTTCCTATATATATCAATATCCCCTACAGTCAG CTGCTCCCGTCCCTACTACCGCCGTCGATACCGCCGCAGACGCTAACGCAGCCGTCGCCTACTCTACGTTCAACAGTCTCCGCCTCGGTAGATCCGCTCAGTCCGTTGTTGGTCGCCTCATCCGGTTCTGGGATACTCAGAACGTCAACAAAAATGGAGACTTTATGGGAATAACTATTCTCCTCCTGGATGAACAG gACTCGGTGATCAATGGTTTCATTCCCGCAAACCTCACCAGCCAACACCGGTCGTCTTTAAAAGCCGGTTCTATTGTGAGATTGGACGGTTTTGAAGTTGATCGAATCCCTCACATGTACAAGATCACTGAACATCAGTTCGTGATCCGTTTCATCTCTTCAACCCGTATTGATGAAGTCTTGGCTGACGGTCCTGTGATCAAGTCCGACAAATTCATGGTCAGGCGTATTGACCATCTTCAAGTGCTTGCCAACACCAACTTGGAGCTCTCAG ATGTTGTGGGTGAAATACAGTCCGTCAAAGGCTCCGACCTCTAG